A region of the Zonotrichia leucophrys gambelii isolate GWCS_2022_RI chromosome 14, RI_Zleu_2.0, whole genome shotgun sequence genome:
AAGAGATGCAGGATGGCCAAGCAGAAAGTTGCCAACTAATGTAATACTTTAATCATTGTGGCTGGGCCTTTGCTCACTGTCACCCACTTCAATAAGACAAGTGCTTAAGTACTTTATTACATTGTGATCTGCAAATGAATAATAGCATCTTTGAAGAACTACAGATCTGTTGCTGTGATAATAAACAAACTGGTCTTGCTTGAAAGAACCTGATCGTCTTAGCAGTGAAATAAGCTCAGACATTTCTGCCTGCTAGACAATATTTCCTttggctccctgtgctgggggattTGTCAGTGACTGCATGAGCTCAAGTATCAGCCCTCCTGGAACATCTAGACAATGTACTGGCATTAGTTTTTCATGATGCTGTTGCTACAGATAACCTATTTCTAGAAAAAATACTTTCCCCTAAGTCTTCAGGCACTGTTTTTATGTAAGTCAGTGGGTGACCAGCCTTGTGTTGTGGCAGGCTTTATTGCCTTGAATACATTTGTCACAGGACTAAGGGAAATTAcctttgtttctgaaataaaacttaGAAGTATGATTTAATGAAATGGGAAGATTCTCTGGCTTCTTTAAGCCACAAGAGATTGGATTCCACTTGAAGTGAAATTGGTTTTGTTGACTCCTATTTCCCCACCTGCCTGTGCTCATTTTTATACACAGAGGAACAGACTGACAGGGTTtgtattttttgcatttatagATTTTGCAAACCCTCTTTCTAACCTCTGCTGTTTTTGTTAAGGATGAGCCCCAAGACTTCAGAAACAAAGATACATTTAAGCTCCACAGCCTCAGTTCTGGAGTAGTACTTGAGCCTGCATTGAATTACCTAAGAGGAAGGTTGGAGCAAAAGAAAGGGAAGCTGTTAGTTCAGAACTCCAGGGACTTTGTGCTCACCTAATAGAAACAAGGAAAtgagccccaggacagcccaattcctgtgctgctttgctgaGGCACACGCgtggtcacagcagggctgaggttTGACACTTCATTATCATAGAAAGGGTTTCTTAAAAAGCTTCATATCCAGTGACTGCCCTCActctcctgctctgtcctgctgctcctctcagcctctttcccctctttcccctcactgccctgctcctccagccctcacacatccttccctccctcagctgcttcccaTGAGCCCCAGGTTCTCCCCCAGGAGCCTCTGCTGTTCCTCACTGCCTGGGCATCATCTGTCCCGCTGTGGCTCTGTCctttgggatggggacaccctgtgccctggggtcacactctctctgtgccctgcagaagGGCTTGTCACTGATCATGATTATTGTCCCAGAGCCAGCCAGTCATTCCCAAGGCTTTATGGACTTTAGAATCATAGAGGCttcaaggttggaagagacctttgaGCCCATGCAGTGCAAGCATcgatgcagcagcagcacagtgaccAGGAGCCATCAGCCAGCCCCACGCACACACCCCTCACACACCTCCAGGGTGGTGCCTCCCACGGCCGAGCAGCCTAACAGagccttcctttcctttccctctccccaggACTGCTGCGTGAGCTACGGAGGGATGTGGTATCTAAAGGGGACGGTGCAGTCCTGACAGCGGGCACAGGTGTCGGTGGCCTCGGGGCCGCGGGAGGAGCCCCAGCGGGCGGCACAGGCGCAGCAGCCGCGGCTCGGCAGCCAGGGCgggagctgagctgccctggggcgggggcagcccctgccagcccagacTCACAGTTTGCATGGCCTCGAGGCGCAGAGCCGCCCGAAGGCACCGTGGGACCCTGGCTGCAGCTTGATTAATCTGGGATTTCTAATGTATTGCAATTCTCCTTCTGTTTCGTTatgacaaaataaaaccatataGTGACACAGACATGATGGAAAATCATGGtctaaaactttattttgtaAGTAATgccaataaattaaatttgtttaCAAACATCCCAGTTTTTGTTAAATCCCTGGATGCTCATACTTTAGTGTGAGCATTGTCATAGCCCTTGCAGCCCTCTTCATAGAGAGCAGGTAGTCGTGTTCATGGGAATGTCAGGCCTGGGAGGGGGGAACAAAATCACTGTCTGTGAACTCTGTACTACATAACCATTGTTCTCACCTGTTGTCTGTGAAATGAGTTATCTGGAGAAGCACCTACATCTGAGACATGGGGAACAGCTACTGGATTTCTTCTGCTGGTGTGGGGATGGTTTGAGGGACCTTGTGCATTACTGTATGTGACAGAGCAAGGTAAGTAACTGAGGGCACCCTCTGGAAGGCATCCAGCTGTAGTTACCACACAGCAACCATGTAAAACCTctattttgtgtaatttttaaataaaattttatctcAAAGGTCAATTCTACCCCGCCTTGTATTTGTCCAAGAAGAAATAGAAGCTGCACCTGCTCCTTTTACATCCTGAAGGCTTGGGGAGGAAGGATGGAGGCAGAGAGCCAAGTGAGTGCAgtccctgagctccctgggGACCCAGGTCAGGATGAGCCGCCCAGCTCTGGTGGCTCATCCTGACCTGGCCTCacctgcagtggcagcaggaggatctgctgtgggcacagcacagcctgggcactgctgcgggcactgctgctcctgctctctgctgcagctcccagcacagagaggctAAAGGGGATTCCATTGATTTCATCGACTTATGCTCAGAAAAGGCTGAGTTGAGTTGTTGACCAAAATAAGAAGATTAAAATAGTTAATCCAGATAAGATTGGCTAAGAATATTGTCCCCATACTTACAGCATTCCACAGGCACACTCAGGCACACTCTCACCCTTGCACACTGCTCACACTggaactgctgctgcccagcaggtgTGGtttgcccatccctgcagtggtGAGGAAAACTGGCAGGGAATCACTTTGTGTCTCTCTCAGGGTGCTGCTTTCCAGTCTCTGAACTGGGGTGAGATGGGTGTAGGTGGCAGGGACTCAGTGACAGCACAAcagcttttctgctttcctgctttccccacCCTTGGCTTGTTTTTTGAACAGCACTGACAAAAACCACAACAATGAGGAAAAACTACTTACTTCTATCTGGATTTCTGTCCTAGACAGGTCTGTTCTTTTCCATGTAGCATAACttctaaaatacaaattttgtgGGAACTCTTATCTGAGTTCTGTAGGAAAGATGGCAGGACTAGATAATGCAGGTGCCAGCTGAACCAAGTTCAGTTTCCTGATTGGCACAGATGGATATAATTACTACTTACACATGCAGCTTGACTGGATTATTTATTTGCttagaaaaatattcagaagattcagattcccatttttaaataattttcagactGCAATACATGTTTTAGAGAAACTCCCACAACATGAAGTGTTAATACTGCACCTGAAGGATGAGCAGAACAGAGAACAGTgtaaggcagcagagctgcagcagcagctggactaAAGGTGAGAAACTGTCAACATTCTGGGTCAAGGCTTTGGTACCTTGCAGCAAGTCAGCAGGAAGCTGCTTCCCAAAAACTGCTGGCCACATTAAGCTATGAGACCCTTTACAAGGAGAAGGATGTCACCTTTCATTGTGCCTTTCTTCCTTCATCCTAATTTCTCTCTGTTCTGAAGAACAACCTTCTCCATGTTCattgtttttcagaaattattgtATCAATTACTATTAGGGaatggaaaaggagagggagaacaAGAGTATGGTCCCATTTTCAGCAGGATTtgtgctggcagcccccaggcagCATGGAATAGATTAAGAGAGGCCAACACTGGAAGCAAGAGACAAAACAATGTAAGGTTTTACCTGGCCTGTCTCCTCAAGCACTTAGAGTTTGTGGTATGCAACATTAAAAACTACTCCACTATGTCAATGCTACTTCTAAAGTTAAATAGCTAAATAACAACTCTCTAACTCACCAAATACACATAAAAATGAACTTTGCAGACATTCCACCAGAGAACCGTAGGTCCCAAGTAACACATAGAGTCAATTCACAGTATCTTGCCTGAAGACAAAGTGCCCTACAAAGGAAACCGTATCTAAAAAGCCACACAAACTTTACATCAAATCCTTTCTTGGTAGAAAGACATTTATACTAATCTGGGGGAGAACTTAGTGATTGTGAAAACATGGTATTAGCTTAAAGCAAGCACAGCTTTCCACCACCCTGCCAAAGCAAGATCAGCTGGACTGctcccctcctggagctgaggagttgctgcccctggcactggTCGGGGCTTtgcttttgttcattttctccaTCAGTGTAGTCACAGGGCTAGACCATCCCTGTGAACCAAAGGAGAGCTTGAGTCTGGTTCTTGTGAGAGATTCAGAGTTCTTAGCTCTGTTATTTCTGAAGTGGACTAAGGAAACAAGTGCCAGTCACTGCTCTGGCCAGAGCTGAAGTGTAATATGAAGTAGTAGTGTAGCATAAAGCTGTgatgtttgtttgctttccaaCCACCGGTTTGTGTGACAGTGCTAAACATTAAATCTACTGCTACACAGGAACAGGGAATCTAGCTGATAACTAACTAGCTTGTTAACTACAGGGCCACCAGCCTATCCAAAACATTCATTTTGAGTGCTTAAGAAACACATCAGTTTAAGGGGTCTTCTGACATTCATATGAAGTGTTTTCTTGACTAACAGATAAGGTTACGGCTGAGAGGAGAGAGTCTTGTACTTTGCTCTGTGTTCatctatttcttcttttgtttttctgatacAGCTAAAAATCTCCTTGAATAGTGCTTTGTATTCAGGGGGAGCATTTGTGGAAGAGTCACTTAGCTCAGCAATTGTGAATTCTTGATTGCTAGCTGAAAGATCATACTGGGTGTTCCCCACGTTTAGGTCTTTGGAATACTGCTTCAGTGTTTGTACAGCCTTGTGTTTCAAAGAATCTTCATCCACTTGACACTTCTTCAAAAGTTCCTCATACTTCACTTTCAGAGCATTGTACTGAGCATCAACTTCATTGAGTACAGAGATCCCTCGCTGCTTCACAGCTTCGGCTCTCCGGATGCAGGTTTCCTCGTGGCCCCTGAGGATGTCTGCCCCGGCCGCGCTGCTCAGCAGGCTCTCGCTGCAGCTCCGTTTCAGTGCCTTCTTCTCAAGCTCCGATACTGTCACAAGTCCATCATCTGCCAGGCTCTGACCAAGCTCCCTGTCCAGAGATTCcttgaatgaaatgaaaaaggatTCTGGCACCAATTTCTCTGCATTATGGAGGCTGTTTTCAGCCTGAAGGATCTGTCGCATCTCAGCTACttctgcctccagctcctccgCCCGAGCCCGATACAGGTCTGTGTCGCCCAGCCTCCGCTCCAGCTCACAGTTCTCTTTCACCATCAGACTGTACTCCTCCTCCATGGTCaccctcttctccttctctgcacTCAGCTGGGCTTGCAGAACTGTCACTGCCTTCTTCAACTTCTCATTCTCTTCTTCTAGAGGACTTAGCTGACTGTCCATCGAAGTAATCTTCTCTGCAAAGACGTGATCGTAAACGAAATACCTGCAGAACAAAATAAGGATTATCAGAGATAGGAAGTACAGCTGACCACACCTAAAGCTTTCCTGTCCTGGGTAACTAATGGCATATTTAAACTGTGTGCTAACACACAACAGGGGCCATTGCAGTAACCAATCAGTCAATTTAGTTATCAGAGCAGGGTTTGTAAGGACTTACATGCCATCAAACCAAGATCACAGCTTAGGCAGAGTGGCAGCTTGTTAACAGTTTCATGTTACAGACAAGCTGACTGAATAATGTAAGTTTATATTATAATTTAAGTTTGAATACACATTGCCTCCCTTTACCACAGAGTACTTTCTGACACTATTTTTTTCTACAGCACTCCACTCTCATAACTTTTGTCATTATTGATATATAAACATGCTTCATAATTGACAATGCTGGAGGCTGGTATTTTCACAAGCCTCTGGCAGCTTGAAGGATTCAGTTATCTTCTGAAttgtcaaaaataatttctttttggaTTTATGATTTATTCTAGAGTACCCCCATGTAGACACAAGAGCCTGTTCTGTCTGTGGAGGTGCCTTCTTTACAAAATTGCCCTCTAGGCTTGCAGTTAGTCTGAGCTTTCACCAGGTGATTGTCCCGATGGCCCCATTAATGCAGTTCAGCTGGGTCAAATGGCTCCACATTTAaaaggcagcccagcagccccaagcACCATTTTTGCAGTTTAGGTGTCCTCTTCCCCAGCTTCAGCTGGAAAAAGCTAAGGAAATATCCACAGACGTCCAAGAAAAGAGTAAGttacaagaaatattttgcatttagtgagtttgtttttcagattatctgtgtgtttgcttttaTCTGACTGGAAATACTGGGGGGCAAATTGTTGTAAGCTTTCTAGGCCAGCATTTGACAtggctggctctggggacaaagtggagcagcagcactggtgtgGTCTAGAAGCAGGCCAGAAGTAATGACAGTACCATACAGCAGAGATGCTTTGCTAGTTGTGAACATCAAGGAATTTTTTCTCCAGCTTGTGTCTTAGGTTTTAAAGTTTTGCTTAAAATAGTTAAGTGTTCTTTGCTCTGTAAGGTAGAAAGTCTTACTGGCGGAGGTCGTAGAGCTCCTTCAAGCATGAGAAGCTGTGCATTGACCTGGGCTGCTCAGATCTCTCCTGGCTCATCCGGCCTCGCCCGGGCTTCTTCAGCTCTTCCACTTGTCGCTGCAGGTCATCTATGTGTGTTTGCAGACTTTCAATAGTCTCTGTCAAGCTAAAAGGTGAAaaggttttaaataaaactaaCCTTTCAATTTGCCAGTATTGTAGAACACCACTAGGCACAGACAGACACCCAGTAACTGCACAAATACACCTGGACTGCTCCTACTGATATTAACAGCTGGGGGGAGGGAATCTCTAAAAATCTGTTACCTTATTATCTTTTGTTGTGAAGCTCTACTCTCTGCAACCAGTTTTTGATTAGTGTCTTCCAGTTCTCTTGCTGTCACATCCAGCTGTTCATAGACTTTGGCATGCTGGTCATTCATCTGCCGCAGGAGCTCCACTTGCTTTGTGAGGTACTGCAAGAACAGTTCTGCTGTTACTGTTTGCTCTTGAAACAcaaggcacagctcctgtgctgcatttctgctcaCATTCAGAGAGAAACTCCTGAGTTTTCCAAATGTGAATTCCTGTGTTTGCTTTGGTAAGCTGAGGAGACACTATCAGTACCCAGGCAGCTTGCCTTTGTCATGGAGGCCACCCCAGGCTGATggagcagcccttccctgcaggagtGGGGTGGATGGGGCAGCTGTGGAAGGTGCCAGCTGTCTGTATCTGTGCCCAAGCCTTCTgcatggggctgggctgcagtcAGCACTGACAGAGCCTTCAGGCTCCAACACAGCCCTTacctgtcccctgtgtgctAAAGGTTGCAGTCTGCTCCAACAGAAATTTCTTATCTGCAATGACCCAACAATCTTCTCAACATTAAAACTGAAGTATTGGGTAGCACCATCCATAATTAAACATATTTTCAGCTGACCCAAGTTATTCCAGTCTGAAGCAGCATTATGTTCAGCATAGCAGAATTTAGGTTGTGGTGACTCTTAAGACAGTATGTGGCTAGTATGTGTTAGGCAGTATAACTTATTGAATTCCAATCTTTAATTACTCACAAGGAACTATTCCAGTTACTGTGATACCCAAACAAAGGTCTCATGGCcgtttttaaaaaataaagcctcACATAAAATATTCTCAATGTAATCCTCTTGGGTTTTACAATTAACTACAAACACTGTTTAGTTTCCTGAATAACGTCAGAAAGCTTGGAATTCTTAGTCTAAGCAGTTCACCATCACCTAAAGCTCTTTAAAAAAGTGTCTTATATTCTCCCACCCAGGACATGAGCATTTACATGAGACAGTGCTTTTCTGTTTGAGTCTAACCCCctaaatgtgaaatattttgttcttaTATAGAATTTGGATTTTACAATATATTCTGTATTACTACATGTTACCTTCTTAAAACTAAGCTTCGAGCAGGAACATCCAGCAAACTCCTAGGCAGAATTACTTCTCTTTACATAGGCCTGTTACATACTCAAAACTTCTAATATTCTACTTAACCTTTTACCTCATTAGAAGATTGTTGGGTTTACATTTTAGGCAATTTAAGAACAGATAATAAGTTAATCTAGGACTAGTAACTGCTCCATACAGACTTCCAGAAGATCAACATGATAGCTGTTGGCTAGATCCTTTTGTAGCCTGTGCACACATGACAGAGGATTTACACAGAAATAGAAGGTAGATTAGCAGTAGAATCTCAATGTGACCCATTTCAGATTAACTTTCCCTATTGGTTACAGctgaaggaaggagctggagatcCTCAGACTTTCTTCTGCAATACAGGAGTGGTTAAGCACAGGAGCCAAGGTTTGGTGCCTGAAGAGATGCTGGTACTTTTTACAATGGGCTTTTGCAGACCTTTGAGATGAATGGAAGGGGGGAAGCACAACTTCCTCCACCTTCCATCTCCAGCATCTTCAGGGCTGGTGTCCAGTTGGCCTGGTACAACCAGACCACCAAAGATGGTGTCATAAATACTTCAGAAGTTCATGTTTAATGTCATAAATACTTCAGAAGTTCATGTTTAATGTCATAAATACTTCAGAAGTTCATGTTTAATCTATGTCTCCTACAATGGAGCACCTAACATGAAGCAGCACCTTTCATTCTAGCACATGAAAACTGGAGAGTGTCAGGATTTCCAAGGTCTGAGTGCTGAGAACAGATTCAGGCAGGAATGAAGCTGCTGTTTCCATGCAGCCTTTATTACATCTACAGTGATTAGTTAGTGGCACACGTGTCAGCACAAAGGTCAGATATAATGATCCAAAGCTGTAAAATGTTCAATGTGTTAGTATTTAATAGATGAGATGTAATCTTAAGCAGACCACAGCCTTTGACCCTTCTCTTCCAGTAAAGGCAATGCTGTATTTCAGAATGATTTCTCAGCCAGCTCTAGACTTTGCTACCCATAAGATCCAAATTAATAGGGAGAGTCCCAAAGATTTACATGGATATACTGCACTAAAAAAGGTAGTACAGAAATTCAGTGCTGTAGCTACAGGAACAGCTGAATGATCACAGGTAGGTTACAGAGACAAGCCcttgaaaattgggaaaaatcaaGCATGGAAACTGAATATGCCATTTAGACATGTATCCTGTGATCCCACAAGAGCCAGAAATGTTGGTATGAAAATAATAGACTGAACTGCTTTATACCTTGCATATTTTTACACATTACTGTGTGCATTGCAAACTTTATTCCCATTTGTTTCAGTGAATTCCTGTAACAATTCCTTGTGCCAGTAAGCCAATATATTCAGTTCCTCAACTGGAGGGTCTCTCTGGATATTTGAGCAAGGGGTTCATTCTCCCTTTCCTGCCAGAAATCCAGGTGCAAGAGAAACTTCTTGGTGCTGCTATTACACTTTAAAATGGCactggggaaagagaaaagactgAGACAGGAGATAGGACTGGGAAGGCAGCATGTTACTACAGCAGATAAAAAACCAGCCTTTGGTGCACCAAGCTGGGCAAAGAAAAGGTGC
Encoded here:
- the CDR2 gene encoding cerebellar degeneration-related protein 2, coding for MLADSLVEEFEIREDEPWYDQQDLQQDLHLAAELGKTLLDRNTELEESLQQMYATNQEQLQEIEYLTKQVELLRQMNDQHAKVYEQLDVTARELEDTNQKLVAESRASQQKIISLTETIESLQTHIDDLQRQVEELKKPGRGRMSQERSEQPRSMHSFSCLKELYDLRQYFVYDHVFAEKITSMDSQLSPLEEENEKLKKAVTVLQAQLSAEKEKRVTMEEEYSLMVKENCELERRLGDTDLYRARAEELEAEVAEMRQILQAENSLHNAEKLVPESFFISFKESLDRELGQSLADDGLVTVSELEKKALKRSCSESLLSSAAGADILRGHEETCIRRAEAVKQRGISVLNEVDAQYNALKVKYEELLKKCQVDEDSLKHKAVQTLKQYSKDLNVGNTQYDLSASNQEFTIAELSDSSTNAPPEYKALFKEIFSCIRKTKEEIDEHRAKYKTLSSQP